From Sulfurimonas sp., the proteins below share one genomic window:
- a CDS encoding DNA cytosine methyltransferase, which produces MCLTTVQKDNNIVYIDIIDHNNKKVRYEIKDIDWRKLTPIECERLQTVADNYTAKGLDENFIETKISNSQRYKMIGNGWTVDVIVHIMKELLPHELKIK; this is translated from the coding sequence TTGTGTCTCACAACGGTTCAAAAAGACAATAATATAGTCTATATAGACATAATAGACCACAATAATAAAAAAGTAAGATACGAAATAAAAGATATTGATTGGCGAAAATTAACCCCGATCGAATGTGAACGACTTCAAACCGTAGCCGACAACTACACTGCTAAAGGCTTAGATGAAAATTTTATAGAGACAAAAATCTCAAACTCCCAACGCTATAAAATGATAGGAAACGGATGGACAGTAGATGTAATAGTCCATATTATGAAAGAGCTGCTTCCCCATGAATTGAAAATCAAGTAA